A stretch of Henckelia pumila isolate YLH828 chromosome 4, ASM3356847v2, whole genome shotgun sequence DNA encodes these proteins:
- the LOC140867701 gene encoding L10-interacting MYB domain-containing protein-like, with translation MENQDDTNKGVMSNPTLSKNTSKNSNKTNQQNEGRSSARWSTFMSLKFVDFCEEEILLGNRPNSHFNTNGWKNLVRKFNEATEKNYVYKQLRNHWDSMKKDWLLFKKLMHMETGIGWNPTNNSLDASNKWWERKLKENKNYVKFRNKDLSIIWFRYDRLFSDVAATGERTRAPSQRNVHCVDDNEEITKENDSLPEFEDHVEINDVENNEDRGLENDVSFGIKETSNMGNDIVFPSLSSFKRKFNGDNGKERKKISGAASLKEDIHSLLKYLENKSISTSTPSTEKDIESAMVILNNIPGVEHKTELWCYACNLLSKKEMRAIFLNQLDNDCRLAWLKYNHDMSKKTY, from the exons ATGGAAAATCAAGACGATACAAATAAAGGAGTCATGTCAAATCCAACTTTGAGTAAGAATACaagtaaaaattcaaataaaacaaatcaaCAAAATGAAGGGCGTTCATCTGCAAGGTGGAGTACATTTATGTCCTTGAAATTTGttgatttttgtgaagaagaaatttTATTGGGAAATCGGCCAAATAGTCACTTTAATACAAACGGATGGAAAAATTTAGTGAGAAAGTTCAATGAAGCAACTGAAAAAAACTACGTGTACAAACAGCTTCGAAACCATTGGGATTCTATGAAAAAAGATTGGTTATTGTTCAAGAAGCTTATGCACATGGAAACTGGAATTGGTTGGAATCCTACTAATAATTCTCTTGATGCATCCAATAAATGGTGGGAGAGAAAACTTAAG gaaaataaaaattatgtcaAATTTAGAAACAAAGACTTATCAATCATTTGGTTTCGATACGATCGATTATTTTCTGATGTTGCTGCCACGGGAGAAAGGACAAGAGCACCAAGTCAAAGAAATGTGCATTGTGTTGATGACAATGAAGAGATTACGAAGGAAAATGACAGTCTTCCTGAGTTTGAAGATCATGTCGAAATCAATGATGTTGAGAATAATGAGGATAGAGGATTAGAGAATGACGTAAGTTTTGGAATCAAAGAAACAAGTAATATGGGTAATGACATTGTATTTCCATCTTTGTcttctttcaaaagaaaatttaatGGAGATAATGgtaaagaaaggaagaaaattTCTGGAGCAGCATCACTGAAGGAAGATATTCACTCTCTTTTGAAGTATCTGGAAAATAAGAGCATCTCAACCTCTACACCTTCGACGGAGAAAGACATTGAATCTGCAATGGTGATATTAAATAATATTCCTGGAGTAGAGCATAAAACCGAGCTTTGGTGTTATGCTTGCAATTTGTTGAGCAAAAAAGAAATGCGGGCGATTTTTCTAAATCAACTTGATAACGATTGTCGTTTGGCCTGGCTAAAGTATAACCATGACATGAGCAAGAAAACTTATTGA